The following DNA comes from Methanosarcina vacuolata Z-761.
GCTAGAACCTGCTCTACTCTGACGAGTTTCAATGCCTCTGGAATATCTGCGGGTGACTTTACAGTACTTTTGAACTTCTGGTCAAGTTCACTCCATTTTACTTTTTCAAGTAACAGTCCTCCCAGATATGCACTCAGGACTGAAACATTTATTGAATAGTAATATGCAAAACGGTTCTGGCCATAAATTGTAAGGAATATCAAGAAGCTCCAGACAAGAACCAGTAATTCCTCGGGTTTTGGTTTTCTGAATTGGTTTGCAGCCAGTATAAGCATCCCGAGAAGAGACGCAAAAAATCCCGTAGCAGTAAAATTTAAATAGACTTTTTCCATAGTAAAAGTGCCATATGGTAAGAATATAGACGAAGCTTCTTCTATTGTGGAAGGTCCTCCCTGTTGAATTACGAAAACAGTGTTTGGTGCATGTATAATCAGGGAATACAGTGATGGAGATACGATTTTTGCAATTATAAGCCCGAGAATTCCTGCTACGAGGATTAGAAAAGGGTAATAATAAGCTTTTATTTTCTTTCTTTTGAATTCCCTTTCAATGAAACTCAAAGCCACAAAACCCACCATCGCTCCAAGAGCGGTGACTACATGGAACCAGGAGTAATAGTACAGAGAAAAACCCATATCTGGATGGACAAAGGGGAGGATGAGTATTGTACTTACCAGGCAAGTGACTACACCTGTAAACCCAAGGTAGTCGCTGGACTCATTCCGGAAATTGTCAAGAATATATTGAAATATTGCGTAAACAAGAACGATAAATAAGAAAAGCGAGCCTCCTGGCCAGGAAAGCTGGTACGCTGAATACATGATTCCAGCCATAACTGAGTATATAAGAGGTTCTTTCAGGACATTGAATTTCTTATTGAACACATCTTCAAAATGAAGCTTTTTCTCCTTTGCTGAAATCAAGGCCAGCATGAAAAACATCATGAAGAAAGTGCTGAATAGCGATTCGGCAACATGATGGTCTGCAAAGCCAATCATTGAACGGGATAGAAACTGCCCTGGAGCAAATGCAATCATGATCGCAGCCAGAATCCCAACTTTATGTCCACCAAGGTACTTTCCTATGTAGTAAACCGGAATAACAGTTAGGGCTCCGAGCACGGCAGGGAAATAGGCTCCTATAGTGTTAACCAGTTGAGAACTGGGATTTCCCATTCCAAGAATCAGGGACGTAATAGCCATCATTTGATCAAACAATGGACCAAAATGTATGTAACTCCCATTAGGATAGTTGGTCATGGGATTGAAAAACATCCTGTGGGGGTAATTTTCAAGCAGAACGAAGAGGGTACGCATATGGTACCACGCATCATTGGTCGTGAACTTCACAATTCCGCCAGGAAAAATTACATTGTCTGATGGGATTATTCTAATCCATAGAGACACAAAACCGATTATCGCAACTGTCAGAGTATAAGGCCAGCTGGATTTGATTTTATCCTTTAATGACGATACAGGACGATCCTGAGAATTCATAGTATCCCCTTTATAAATTAAACATTATAAATTACGGTATAATTATGAAAAAGAAAATTAAATAGATTGTATTAATTCTATGTAACAGTTTATAATTCTATCCCATTTCTGATCAGGAGCTTCGTAGTGCTTTCTCTCTCCGAACTGGTTGAGAATAGCTTCTCTGATAGAATCGATATCCGCAGGGGGTACGAAAAAAGTGCCTTCATAGTTAGCCATTGATTCTTTTAAGCCACCTACTTCGGAAACAACAACAGGCTTTCCAAAAGACATGGCGATATGCGCAATTCCACTCTGAGAAGCTCTCAGGTAAGGCAGGACTACTACATCGGCAGCACTGAAATACAGGTTTACTTTCTCGTCAGGAACATATTCGTCTACAAGTGTAATCTTATCATGAAAAGGAGAAGCTTTAATCTGGTCAAGTAATTCCTTGCGGTCTTCCCAGATTTCCCCGACAATCAATAACCGGCTTTTTTCGAGAATTTTAGGGGGCAGTTGTTCGAAGGCCCTGATGAGGTAGGGAGTTCCCTTATATTTTCGAATTAACCCGAAAGAAAGTATAACGAAATCGTCCTTTATCGAGAGATTTCTTCTTGCTTCTTTTATGTCAAGCAATTCTCCGTACTGGTCATAAAGTCCATGTGGGATCACATGAATTTTTTCAGGGGAAATAGAGTATCTTTTTGCAACAAGCTCTTTATCGGACTCGGAATGAGTAATATATGCATCAAGGTTTTTACGCAGCAGTTTTCCTGTTATTTTTGAGTATAACCTGATTGGAAGTATTGATTCTTCAAAAGGATCTACAACTTCATGAAATTCTATAATTATTTTAGGTTTATTCAGAAAACCTGCAAATATCTTTAGCAGAAGCTGCATATGCGCAATCGAGGAAGTCCACCACTGCAAAACTATAATATCCGGTTTTTGTGCCTTAAGAAAGCGGTATGCTTGAATCCAGGTCAGTGGATTGTTATAGTCCATGCCGTTAAAGACAGGTATCCCGGGTGAAAAATTCAGGTCAGAAATATTCTTTCCAACATGGGATTTTCCGGGAAACAGAAAAGTTGGAAGCAACTGCCGAAAGCAAACTACTGAGACGTCTTTTTCCACAGACATGGCATTTGCCAGACGGATAGTGTAATAACTGATACCGCTCAAAAAACGTTTCGAAGGTCCGACTATGCAAACGCTTTTATTAGATGTCATTTGCCTAAACTATCACAGTATCTTTATATTAAACTAATGCATTACTCCACATAGATTCCAGTATAAAAGAGGTTCAGCCTTGAAAATAGCCCAGATATGTCCCCGTTATTCTCCTGACATAGGTGGAGTGGAAACTCATGTCAAAGAAATTAGTGAAAGGCTGGTTAAAGCAGGGCACGATGTGGAGGTTATAACAACCGATCCCACGGGACAATTGAGAAAACAAGAGATAATAAATGGAGTAAGGGTTATAAGGTTCAGATCTTTTGCTCCGGGAAATGCGTACTACTTCGCTCCTCAAATCTATACTTATCTCAAAAAGCACGACTACGATATAATTCATGCCCATAGTTATCATGCTTTTCCTGCATTTTTCGCATCATTAAGCAGGCACAGCGGAAAATTTGTGTTTACGCCGCATTATCACAGGCACGGCCATACCGCATTCCGCGATTTACTGCACAAGCCGTACAGGCTTTTTGGAAAGATTATCTTCTCCAGGGCAGATTCCGTAATATGTGTCTCAGAGTATGAAAAGAAACTTGTAGAATCCGATTTTGAGGTTGCCGCAAAAACCGTAAAGATCCCTAACGGAATAAACCTTACAGAGTTTGAAGGTTTGAGGCAGCCGGAAAAAAGCTTAAACAGGAACGCTGAAAGAGAAAAGATTCTTCTCTATGTGGGCCGCCTGGAAGAATATAAAGGGGTACAGTACATTATTCAGAGTTTGCCTGAACTTCAGGATTTCCGGTTGAGAATCATTGGAAAGGGGCCTTACGAAGCTGAGCTTCGCAATATGGCTAAAAGTTCAGGGGTGGAAGCAAGGGTTGAATGGTTAAAAGATCTGTCAAGAAAAGAACTTCTTGAACGCTATGCAGATGCGGATATATTTTTAATGCTTTCTTCTCATGAAGCATATGGAATAACGGTTGCTGAGGCACTGGCTGCAGAAATTCCCTGTATAGTGGCAAAAGGGAGTGCACTTGAGGAGTTTGTTGACGGAAGAAACTGTATTGGGATTGAGAATCCGGTTTCAAAGGAGAAGGTCGTAAGAGCATTGCAAGATTTAATGGAAAATAAAAGAAGACAAAGTAAGAACGAACAAGAAAAGGTAGACGAGAAAAATTATGGCTTGTATTCGATAATAGACTGGGATGAAGTAACTCAAAAAATAATAACGGTCTATGAGTCAACTTTTAATCAGTAATACCTAACGGAAAGTTTTCCATGAAAGAACAGCTTGTATCCATAATTTTACCGACTTATAACAGGTCTGAATTGATAAAAAGATGCATTAATTCAGTACTGAATCAGACATATACTAATTGGGAGTTAATTATTTCTGATGATGGTTCTAAAGATGAAACTCCTGTTGTTGTTAGAGAATGTACAAAACTCGACCCGCGTATTAAAGCCAAAATAAATGAAGTTAACCACGGAACTCCGAGCAACCGGAATATTGGTTTATCTTTAGCCAAAGGGAGCCTTATTTTCTTCATAGAAGATGACTTAATTCTTTTTCCTGACTGTGTTGAAACCCTGGTAAATACGTACAATTCGCTTGTTTCATCAGGAATTAAAGTCGGAGCAGTGGTTCCAAAGTTACTTGAAGATAACCCGATTTCACACATTAATGCCGACCTTCATAAAAAAGAAGCTACTGAAAAAAAATTGCCCTTTGTTTTTAATAAGTGGACAGGCGAAGTATATAATAATTATACTGAGGACTTTAACGAAGTTCAGGAAACTGTCACGGGTCACGCGTGTTGTTTGTATAATCGGAGCGCCCTGGAAGAAATAGGCGGCTACGAAGAAAAAGCATACAAAGGCACATACAGCAGGGAAGAAACCGACCTGAACTTCAGGCTGCGCAAAGCAGGTTATAAATTCTTTTTTCAACCAAAAGCCGCATCTGAACACCGAAAAATAAAAACAGGTGGGTCAAGGCAGTCAAATGAGTTTAAATTTTATTATTATCACATGCGAAACCATGTTGTATTTTTGATCAGGATTTTTGGGATTAAAGCAATGTATATGGTGCCTTGTTTTATAGCAAACGTTGGGTTCAGGTTGCTTAAAAATTTATACAAAAAACCGTGACTGTAGTATATTCTTACACTAATACAATCAGATCTTACACTAATACAATCAGATTAAACAGCACGACTAATTATAAATAAACAAAAATGGAATAGTGAAGGAAAAATATGAAAACATTATTTTTTCGATTCAATCTCTCACCCGATTCAATCTCCCACTCTGGTTGAGATTTTTTGGGTTGTAGTGCCATTAATATTTCCTTTTTGTGGCCAGAGGCTCAGTTAATATCTAAAAATCTTTAGGGTCAAAACCAGGATAGTTATTTTTGGGAGCTTTTTAAGGATATAAGGTAAGTTATTTGGTCTTATGTGATTTAAACAAAAACCCAAATATTGAATATATAGATTTTTAGGTTTAATCCCGTATTTGTCAATATAAAATTTAGAAATCGTTTCTGCCTCTTTTTCAAGAGTTGTTTTTGAACCTGTTCCAGATGACAGGGAAGAACCACGAACCATAAATTTTGTAAAACTTCTGTTTAGCCGTTTAACATTACATTGATTTCCGACTCTAATAAGATAATCATAATCTGATGCATACCTGTAGGTAAGGTCAAAGTATCCAACTCTCTCCACAACTGTCTTTTTTAAAAAAGTAGAAGGTTGATTGATACAACGACATCCACGGCTTAAGACGAGGAAATCCAGGTCAAATTGAGGTAAGTATGAGGTATATTGGAACTTTCCGTTTTCATCAACGTTATCAATATAACCATATATAACGTCTACATCCTTGTTTTTTCTAAATTCCTCAACAATTACTGAGAATATTTCAGGGTTATATTCATCGTCAGTGTTTAAGCAAGCCCATATATCTCCAGACATTGCTTTTATGCCTTTATTTATGGCATCATACATGCTTTTGTCTTTACCGACAATTAACTTAATATCAGCTTTGTGAGAGTCCCTGAAAGTGTTAATAATATCAATAGTCTTATCCTTACTCCCTCCATCGACAATGATCTGTTCTACTGAAAAATCACCTTTTTGATCCAGATGAACACTTTTCAGGTTATTCAGGATATATTCTTCAGAATTAAAAGACGGAGTTATTATTGAGATTTTCATTTTTTTCTTCACATCCACTATCAGATAAAGGGTCGTTCCTTCAAAGTTTTCCGGCACTCATTGAAAACACTTTTAGTTCCTTCCCTCAAAGATATTCTATCTTTCCAGCCCAGGCTGTGAAGCTTTATGACATCAAGAAGTTTTCGTGGAGTTCCATCAGGCTTTGATGCATTTTACACAATTTTACCTTTTTATGCTGTGCCAGTTCAGCTAATTACTTTATAATGAATTTTCCCATCCCAGTGTTGATAAACTCCTATATTTCATTAGAGTTATAATTTTCTATCAAATATATATGTGCTTCAGCCATATCATTTGCATACATAACTTTTCTTAATTGGAAACCTGTTTCCTAGAAAACCTGTTTCCTAGAAAATAACTGGAAGACCCCATAATAATAACTTATAATTTAAAATGTTAGGATATTATAGATTCATAAACGTTAAGTGTTTCATTTGTAGTTCTATTCCAACTGAATTTTTTTTCCTGTTCAAATCCCTTTGATATCCAGTGAGATCTTATATTTGGGTTCATTAATGAATCTATTGAACGAATTAAATCATCCTTTGAAAACGGATCGAATAATATTCCTCCTCCTCTAACCACCTCAGGAATTGAACTGGTCTTGCTTGCAATTACCGGGCACCCTAAAGACATAGCTTCAAGGGGGGGAATACCAAACCCTTCATATAAAGAAGGATAAATTAAACAGAATGCATATTTGTACAAAGATGCCAAGAATTCATCAGAACCATCTACTTGAATAACCTTACTCGAAAGCTTGAGTTTATTAAGTATACCCAGTTCTGTTTCATTAAATTTGCCTCCTCCAAAACAAACGAGATGAAAATCATCTGCAAAACGAGTGGCATAAACATCCAGCAGCATTAAGAAGTTTTTATATCCATCTCGCTTTCCTACGTATAAAAAGTAGGGTTTCTTCATAATATCTTCATTGACAATTCTTCCAGGATCAAGAAGCATAGATCTATTAAGAGAACTTCCATGATAGACTACCCAGATATTTTCTTCAGGAAAATCATAAAACTTGAGTAAGTCCTCTTTAGTATTCATAGAAACACAGATTATTGCGTCAGCAGAGTTAATTGATAATTTTTTGTACTTCATTTCAGGATCATTTTTACTATATTGGTCACTATATAACTCATGAATCATATCGTGTACTGTTAATACTACGGGTGATTTTTTGAACCTGCTTAAATCTCCCCTGTAATAAGTTGGATGAAAAATATTTAAATTTGAAAAATCATCATAAACGTGATTAAACCATATTCTGTTCAATGTGTCGAATAAATAACCGCTACCTGGAAAAGGAAACGTTTTATACCCGCGATACCGTCCAAAATTCTCTTTATTCTTCTGAAATTCATACTCATTAATGTGAAAACCTTCAAATAAATTGACATTGATTTCATTCTTCATAGAGAGACAACTTATCATCTCATAGAAATATCTGGAGATTCCTCCATAACGTTGAAGTTGAAATATTGAGTAATCATATAGTACATTCATGTTTTCACTTCATAATTTGATTTTGGAGTAAGTAGGTCATAGTCAAGAATGCTATGTTTACAACTAACAATTCGAAGACATCTCATGAAGACAAAGTTTTAATCTGGATATAGTTAAAGTTCAGTATTTGACAATATATGCATATCCTTCTAATGTCGTGCCAAGCATCAAAAATTGAGTAATTAGGAAATTGAAATCTGTTTTATTTGATATTATTTTTTTTGCATGAATCTAACTTTAATATACAGTCTATGGCCTTTTTTTATGAATGAGCCTATCTCAAAATTCTTAATTGCTGGAAGTTTTCAGAATTTTTTTTCATGATCATGAATTTAGTTGATTACTCGAAATACAAAGTCTAAGAAGCAAATTCTGAGTTTTGGAATGGGTTGATAATAACTGCTCAGTTAGAAAATACCCAAACCAAAAATAGAAAATGGCTCTTCGTTGTTTTGTGTGGCTATCCTCATAATATTCTCATAAAAACCATGTGATCTTGAATTGAAAATCATTTTATCCATAGAGATAGCAAAGAGCCAGAAATTAAGCTTGAATGTGCTTTTATAATCACTCATTAATTTTCTCTTCACAAAACTCTTTTCCTTTCTCAGCGGCTTCATTTCCAGGGCTGAGTTTCAGGGCCCGTATATAACACTTGAAAGCCTCACCGTACTCAGCAAATTCGCAGAGCAAATCCCCTCCGCTAAGAAGAGAGTTGAGGTGTTCGTGGTCGTTTTCAAGAGCGTTCCTGAAGGCATTAAGGGCTTTTTCCTTTTCTCCAAGCTCAAGAAGTGCGTTGCCTTTCCAGTACCATGTCTCAGCATTGTCAGGCTTCATAATAGGTGCTTCATTTCGGGATAAGAAACTGAACCTGGGAACCTTGCAGGCCCAGTCCGAAGCTTTCCCGGGTTCGATTACCAGGGCTTCGTCAAAAGTCTCAAGAGCTTTTTTTAGAAGCCCCATCCTGAAATATACTATGCCCTGGCTAGTCAGGATTTTGGAGGATTTCGGGTCAAATGCAAGCGCTTTTTCGAAAGCTTCAAGGGCTTCTTCGTTCCGGTCCAGAGCTGAGAGCACGAAACCCCGGTTGGACCACTCGGTAGGGTTTTCAGGCTTAAGTTCAAGGGCGGAATCAACAATCTCCAGAGCTTCTTCATATCTTTCAAGCTTGAAAAGAACCATCCCGTAACATGATATGGTCTCCAGGTTTTTATCAAGAAACTCTTTCCCTCGGGCCTCTTTTCCTTTTTCGAAAAGCATATCTGCCATTTCTTTCCAGGCATCAGCTGCTTCTCCATAGGCAGCAAGTGCGTCTTCGAACTTCCCTACCTTAAAGGAAATTCTGCCTTTTTTGCAGTTTTCTTCTGCCGACCTGTTAAGCTCCTTAAGGGTATTTGCCGTTTTTGTCGTTTTTGTCAGTTTATCAATTTTTGCCGTTATTGCCATTTTTACCATTTTTTGCCTCTTTTATGTCTATGTTCACAGCTACTTAAAATAAGTATGAGATTAATAATTTGCATGAAAATACTGCTATCTGCAAGCACTTTCATTGGTTGTGCATGTTATTCAAAGGAGATCATGTGCGTTTTTTAAAAATCATTTTTGGACAGGTTCCTTTAGTTAAGCAGAATTTAGAATACGGTAATTCAGATCAAGAATACGACCCTAATTTGATAGATTCTGCTAAAATACTGTATTTTATTGCAAAAAACACATTGTTTTGACGCATTAACCTGGGGTAAAATGAAATATGTCAGTAATCAATAAACACAAGAACTAAATTTGAATTGTATAAAGAAAACAGAAGCCTGAAGTCCATTTATATATTATAAAATTATATAATTGGTCATCGGTTAAGGAATTTTCTTGTCTGAAAGCTATTTATTTTACATTAGAAGCCGGCCAATATTATAGATTACTCGCAATAGAAAAGCACAGGATGAAGAAAAAGAGAGTACGACTTTTCAGTTTTTCTTTCTGTTTTTTCTTTCCATTTTTTCTTTCCGTTTTTTCTTTCTGTTTTTTCTTTCCGTTTTTCTCTGATTGTGAAATTTGGAAAAGCTTTTCCCTTTCCAGGTATAATTCTCTTTTGATACTTCTGCCCTAAGGTTAAAGGTGAAATAATGGATTATATGCAGCATTCCTGATTTCTCAGTTTTTTTCTCTAAAATGAGCCTGCTAAATTCCATCCTGCTGTATGAGATACCTGGGGTAAAGGTCTTATTTTCAGTTGCGGCAAAGATTTCGAACATTTTCATTTTATATGGAGATTATCAGATTTCAAACAGTTTGAAATTTAGAAAGCTCTTGAGTTGAAAAATGGAACATTAAACAGGCTGGAAAAGTCTATTTATTGGGTATAGAGTTTCATTGAAATATTTATATATTAATAAACTCAAAAAATACCCGTAATTAAGAGAGTAGGGAAATTCATCGCAACACTTATACATGTCTTATGACATTTACTCGCAGGTTCAGATGATGAAAGCAGTACTAGGCTTAGAAGACGGAACAGTTATTAGGGGCACCGGTTTTGGTGCCGAAGGCACAGCTTGCGGCGAACTTGTTTTTACCACTCAATTCACTGGATATGAGGAGGCTCTAACAGATCCTTCTTACAAGGGTCAGATTTTAATGTTTACTTACCCCCTTATCGGAAACTACGGTGTCAGCGGGGAGCGCGTCCAGTCCGATAACATGCATGCGGAAGGGCTTGTTGTAAGGGAGGCCTGCAAAAAGCCCTATCATTATAAATCATCCCGTTCGATCCACAAATTTTTAGAGGATGAAGGAAAGCCGGGGATTGAAGGCGTGGACACCCGGATGCTCACTATCAGAGCAAGGGAGCGTGGGACCATGAGGGCAGCCCTTATCACAGGCAGCGACGACGGGGAAGAGGCTGTTGATGTAGCAAGGAACTCTCCACAGCTCACGGATGAGGAACTTATCTCCCTTGTAACCTGTAAAGAACCATATTTCATTCCCGGAGCAGAAGGTGCCTGGAAAGGAGGCAGCAAACGCAAACATGCGGTTATAGTTGACCTCGGGATAAAACGAAATATCATAAACAACCTTCACAGGCGGGGAATTGACCTCACTCTGGTTCCTGCAACTGCAAAACCCTCGGAAATTGCAGGTTACGAACCTGACCTCCTTTTTATCTCAAACGGGCCAGGAGATCCCGAAAAAGCAACGGATGCGATCAATGCCGTAAAGGCTTTTGCAGGTACGATTCCGGTTTGCGGGATCTGTTTCGGGCACCAGATTATCTCCCTTGCTATGGGAGCAAAAACCTACAAGTTGAAATTCGGGCACAGGGGAGGAAATCAGCCAGTAAAGGACCTGATTGAAAACAAGATTTTCATAACTTCCCAGAACCATGGGTATGCAGTTGATGCGTACTCTCTTGACGGCACAGGGCTCTATGTAAAATACCTGAATGCAAATGACAAAACCGTAGAAGGGGTTTCCCACAAAGACCTGGATATTTTCAGTGTACAGTTCCATCCCGAAGCCCAGGCAGGGCCTATGGATACCGAGGAAACGTTCTTCGGCAAGGTTGTAAATGTCCTCGGAGGTGAGATTTAATGCCTAAACGTGAGGACATAAAGAAGGTTTTGCTTATAGGCTCAGGGCCAATCACTATAGGACAGGCTGCGGAATTCGACTTCTCAGGCAGCCAGGCCTGCAGGTCCTTAAAAGAGGAAGGGATAAAGGTTGTCCTTGTAAACTCAAACCCTGCAACCATAATGACCGATCCTGAAATGGCTGATTCGGTCTATATCGAGCCCCTTGATGCCAAGATAGTAGAAAGGATTATTGAAAAAGAGCGCCCAGACGGGATTATTGCAGGCATTGGAGGACAGACCGGCCTTAATATTACCAGTGAACTTGCAGAAAAGGGCGTATTTGAAAAATATAATGTCGAGATCCTGGGGACCCCTGTTGAAGCCATTAAAAACACTGAAGACAGGGAACTCTTCAAAGAGACCATGCTCAGGATCGGAGAAAAGGTTCCTTTAAGCCGGGCAGTTAATTCTTTAAAAGAAGCCGAAGACGTTGTCGAGGAACTCGGACTTCCCCTAATTGTCCGTCCGGCTTACACCCTCGGTGGTGCAGGAGGCGGAATTGCCCGCACAAAAGAAGAGCTGCTTGAAATCACGGAACGCGGGCTCAGGCGCAGCCGCATCAACCAGGTGCTCATTGAAGAAAGCGTGCTTGGCTGGGCAGAGGTCGAATATGAAGTCATGAGAGATGCAAACGATACCTGCATCGTGATCTGTAACATGGAAAATATTGACCCCATGGGCGTGCATACAGGAGAATCGGCAGTTGTTGCCCCTTCCCAGACTTTAAGTGATGCTGAGCACCAGATGCTCAGGAGTGCCTCAATCAAGATTATCCGAGCTCTCAAAATCGAAGGTGGGTGCAATATCCAGTACGCCTTAAAAGAAGGCGATTACCGCGTTGTCGAGGTAAATCCGAGGGTTTCAAGGTCATCAGCTCTTGCATCCAAAGCTACAGGTTACCCGATTGCCCGCGTAACTGCAAAAATCGCAATCGGAATGGCGCTTGATGAGATCATAAACAATGTTACTAAGAGCACCCCTGCCTCTTTTGAGCCTGCTCTGGACTATGTAATTACCAAAATTCCCAGGTGGCCTTTTGACAAGTTCACAACCGCAGACAAAACCCTGACTACAGCCATGAAAAGTACGGGAGAAGTCATGGCAATTGGCAGGACTATTGAAGAGTCTCTGCTAAAGGCTTTTAAGTCCCTGGATATCGACAACCAGTTAGGAAATAAGCACTGGGACGAGCCTGAAACTAAAACTCTCCTCAAAACCCCTACAAGTGAACGCCTTTTTGTTATCTTTGATGCACTTGAGAGGGGCATGTCGGTAAAGGAAATTGCCGAGCTTTCGAGCATCAACCCCTTCTTTATCTCAAAGATAAAAAGGATCGTGGATATGGAAAAGCGCATAAGGGCAGAAGAACTCACTCCTGACCTCCTGCGTGAAGCAAAAAGGATGGGTTTCCCGGACACCCGCCTTGCCGAGCTGACTGACAGGACCAGGCAGGAAATAAGTGACCTAAGACATGAAGCCGGAATCCTGGCTACCTTCAAGATGGTAGATACCTGTGCAGCCGAGTTTGAGGCAGCAACTCCTTATTACTATTCTACTTACGAAGACGACTGCGAGACAAATGCCACAGATAAGAAGAAGATTCTTATCCTTGGTGCAGGCCCGATAAGGATTGGACAGGGAATCGAGTTCGATTACTGTACTGTGCACGCAGTTACTGCTCTTCGGGAAGAAGGCATAGAGACCCACATTATTAATAACAACCCCGAAACCGTATCTACCGACTTCGATACCTCAGATAAGCTCTTTTTTGAACCTCTGACCCTTGAGTATGTGATGAACGTAATCGAGCGTGAGAGACCTGATGGAGTCCTTGTGCAGTTTGGAGGGCAGACTTCGGTAAACCTTGCAATTCCCCTTAAGCAGGAATTGAAGCGCAGGACCGACCTTAATACCGTGATCCTGGGGACGGACCCTGATGACATGGACCTTGCCGAAGACAGGGAAAAGTTCTATATCCTTATGCAGGAGCTTGGCGTTCCACAGCCTGAAGGCGGATATGCAACTTCCCATAAGGAAGCAATTGAGGTTGCGAAGCGGATCGGCTTCCCTGTACTTGTGCGTCCTTCTTACGTGCTCGGCGGGCGGGCAATGGAAATCGTATACGATGAAATCGACCTTGAACGCTATATGAAAGAGGCAGTCAGGGTCTCTCATGAACACCCAATACTGATTGATGATTTCCTTGAGGCAGCCTCTGAAATTGATGTGGATGCAGTCTGCGACCAGAAAGATGTGCTTATTGGCGCAATAATGGAACACATTGAGGAAGCCGGTGTTCACTCCGGAGACTCGGCCTGTGTAATTCCACCCCAGAGTCTTTCGCCTGAGGTTCTTGACCAGGTAAGGGACTATACCCGCAAGATAGCTCTTGCCCTAAAGGTCAAAGGGCTGATTAACATACAGATGGCAGAGAAAGGCGGGAAGGTCTATGTGCTTGAAGCAAACCCGCGTTCAAGCAGGACAATTCCTTTTGTTTCAAAAGCCGTTGGAATCCCGCTTGCAAAGATTGCAGCCAAGGTAATTGCAGGACACAGCTTAAAGAGCCTTGGATACACGGACGAGCCAAAACCCAACCATGTCTCAATTAAAGAAGTCCTCCTGCCTTTCGATAAGTTACCAGGTGCAGACCCTGTACT
Coding sequences within:
- a CDS encoding glycosyltransferase, with the translated sequence MDVKKKMKISIITPSFNSEEYILNNLKSVHLDQKGDFSVEQIIVDGGSKDKTIDIINTFRDSHKADIKLIVGKDKSMYDAINKGIKAMSGDIWACLNTDDEYNPEIFSVIVEEFRKNKDVDVIYGYIDNVDENGKFQYTSYLPQFDLDFLVLSRGCRCINQPSTFLKKTVVERVGYFDLTYRYASDYDYLIRVGNQCNVKRLNRSFTKFMVRGSSLSSGTGSKTTLEKEAETISKFYIDKYGIKPKNLYIQYLGFCLNHIRPNNLPYILKKLPKITILVLTLKIFRY
- a CDS encoding glycosyltransferase family 2 protein; protein product: MKEQLVSIILPTYNRSELIKRCINSVLNQTYTNWELIISDDGSKDETPVVVRECTKLDPRIKAKINEVNHGTPSNRNIGLSLAKGSLIFFIEDDLILFPDCVETLVNTYNSLVSSGIKVGAVVPKLLEDNPISHINADLHKKEATEKKLPFVFNKWTGEVYNNYTEDFNEVQETVTGHACCLYNRSALEEIGGYEEKAYKGTYSREETDLNFRLRKAGYKFFFQPKAASEHRKIKTGGSRQSNEFKFYYYHMRNHVVFLIRIFGIKAMYMVPCFIANVGFRLLKNLYKKP
- a CDS encoding oligosaccharyl transferase, archaeosortase A system-associated, with product MNSQDRPVSSLKDKIKSSWPYTLTVAIIGFVSLWIRIIPSDNVIFPGGIVKFTTNDAWYHMRTLFVLLENYPHRMFFNPMTNYPNGSYIHFGPLFDQMMAITSLILGMGNPSSQLVNTIGAYFPAVLGALTVIPVYYIGKYLGGHKVGILAAIMIAFAPGQFLSRSMIGFADHHVAESLFSTFFMMFFMLALISAKEKKLHFEDVFNKKFNVLKEPLIYSVMAGIMYSAYQLSWPGGSLFLFIVLVYAIFQYILDNFRNESSDYLGFTGVVTCLVSTILILPFVHPDMGFSLYYYSWFHVVTALGAMVGFVALSFIEREFKRKKIKAYYYPFLILVAGILGLIIAKIVSPSLYSLIIHAPNTVFVIQQGGPSTIEEASSIFLPYGTFTMEKVYLNFTATGFFASLLGMLILAANQFRKPKPEELLVLVWSFLIFLTIYGQNRFAYYYSINVSVLSAYLGGLLLEKVKWSELDQKFKSTVKSPADIPEALKLVRVEQVLAVLLIVVFLIYPVYGSAIPYTKMVYGQPIQPWEDACTWLRSNTPDPGMDYNAIYEAPKNGELFNYPDTAYGVMSWWDYGHYIETIGHRMPNANPFQAGIGGRTSSINETNRPGATTFLTAPSEEEASAVLEAIDPRPDKAGARYIMSDARMATDIFWSIATWTLDNKGYTQVYLIDKEYRSLPTTRYFNTMEAKLHIFDGNGLKQYRMIHETKAYQTNELLYKQVYNYFYGGKLSEVDTGYVKTFEYVKGANVTGTASPNETVNINTTILTNQGRTFEYSQSTTADSQGKYELTVPYSTEGPIVGETQFDTAPSGPYLLSYGNTTKEVKVSEEDVLKGEEIKV
- a CDS encoding glycosyltransferase yields the protein MTSNKSVCIVGPSKRFLSGISYYTIRLANAMSVEKDVSVVCFRQLLPTFLFPGKSHVGKNISDLNFSPGIPVFNGMDYNNPLTWIQAYRFLKAQKPDIIVLQWWTSSIAHMQLLLKIFAGFLNKPKIIIEFHEVVDPFEESILPIRLYSKITGKLLRKNLDAYITHSESDKELVAKRYSISPEKIHVIPHGLYDQYGELLDIKEARRNLSIKDDFVILSFGLIRKYKGTPYLIRAFEQLPPKILEKSRLLIVGEIWEDRKELLDQIKASPFHDKITLVDEYVPDEKVNLYFSAADVVVLPYLRASQSGIAHIAMSFGKPVVVSEVGGLKESMANYEGTFFVPPADIDSIREAILNQFGERKHYEAPDQKWDRIINCYIELIQSI
- a CDS encoding glycosyltransferase family 4 protein, which produces MKIAQICPRYSPDIGGVETHVKEISERLVKAGHDVEVITTDPTGQLRKQEIINGVRVIRFRSFAPGNAYYFAPQIYTYLKKHDYDIIHAHSYHAFPAFFASLSRHSGKFVFTPHYHRHGHTAFRDLLHKPYRLFGKIIFSRADSVICVSEYEKKLVESDFEVAAKTVKIPNGINLTEFEGLRQPEKSLNRNAEREKILLYVGRLEEYKGVQYIIQSLPELQDFRLRIIGKGPYEAELRNMAKSSGVEARVEWLKDLSRKELLERYADADIFLMLSSHEAYGITVAEALAAEIPCIVAKGSALEEFVDGRNCIGIENPVSKEKVVRALQDLMENKRRQSKNEQEKVDEKNYGLYSIIDWDEVTQKIITVYESTFNQ